One Arachis hypogaea cultivar Tifrunner chromosome 18, arahy.Tifrunner.gnm2.J5K5, whole genome shotgun sequence genomic window, CTGTTTGTTCTCGTAGATTACTAACATTTTACATCAAGTAGAAATATTAACTAACAtggtttatcaattttttaactCTTTCTAGCAATGAACATGTTTTAAAGTAGTTAATCCATTCGCATCAATAATATCCGGGAAAATCATACAGTGCACACATTCTTAAACAAATATATCTATTCATCTGGTGGGCTTTTGAACTCAATACATCTATTTAGAGTTTGGATCAAACATTAATACAAGATATACTCTATATCTAGAGCTTTAAAAACtagaaatataaaaatctaaggttttatactttaaaaaataattattaaattgtttAGTGTTTTAAACGCTACGGAAAATAAAAGTAGGTTGTGAACgataaaattgcattaattttttttttggaaatttaaatttctattataaaattatttaggaTTTTAAACCCCAAAAAATGCTTATTTGTTGGGGGTTGCAAACCCTTAATACTATTGGAAAAACTTAAATATATCAGTACAccagtatttttaataaattttaattgttgattttaactatatatactatatatttttataattaaaattaatagttaaaaattattaaaatatcaatGTACTGGTACACTTAAAGATTTTCTATTACTATaatctattataatatttaaaagaagAGCCAAAGTAATATTATGGTAAATAAACGACACAAATTTTTAATTCATATAAAGTTGTCATATCATCCATGTAAAAACatagtatttaaatttttatattgtatatcCTATTTagagaataaattttattttacgaaaatcaattgatttatttatctatttatctattaatttatttataatatattaaaaaaatcaaataatgataaaataaactcttgataTATTAGGTAACTTCTAATATTGTTACGTAAATATTTTAGTGAAATTGtcattttataatttatcatTACATTATATTATATCTTATAGTGTTTAATCTTACCTTTTAATCCtttttaactctttatttttatgtaaattacTCTATGTCTTTAGACTTaatagtaatattatttttttaataatataaattaattaataaaacataattcattctctCTCTTCGCTTCTATACATATTTACCATATACATCAACATTCACTTTACACATCTTTATCTCCTCTCACGTAATCATATACCTTTCAGGCTTTCACTATTTCTACTCTATCCTTGCTAATATTTTGCATAATTAAATACtttcttatatataaaaataaattcatgTTAATTCTGCATAACGCATGGGTttaaatttagtattattttattccGTGTAACATTATCCTTTCGGTGTACATGATACACAATGACTAACATGCCAGCAGCCTAAAGTAGTTTATTAAAGGTGTGTACTGTGTAGTGTAGATCTACATGACTGAGTATCCAGGGCCTCCACCCCCTTCTGGTACTGTCCATTCTATGTTTTGCTTTGGATCTTTAATATCACAAGCCTGAAATATCAAAGAACTGTATTAAACAGTGAATAATGAAGATAATACGCTACCTTAATGCAAGATCACGATAGGATGACACAAAATTCAAAACACTAAATTCAAACAATATCCAAATTAGGTCTAAAATATTTCACCTTGCAATGTAAGCAATTTTGTGCATTAATCTGCAATTTGAGCTGATTATGCTCATCTGCGACATACCTATATTTCGGAaaggtaaataaaaaaatcaagaaatGATTAAAAAACCAAAAATCCCTTCATAAACAAGCTGTAAAAAATGGGCATTACTCGTATACTCGCGCAGGACAATATCGTGACTCGGGGGCTGCATACACCGGTAAGTTTACAGTTTCAGGAATCTTTGGGTCCCTCAAACGAAGGTGAGGAGGTTGATCGTGCTCATGATTTGTGTTGCTCCTGAAAATAAACTGAACATAAATTCCTATAAAGCAACGGGATAAAGCAGTGTGTTTACCATCATAACTTTACAAGGATAGCATTCTTAAAATAGGAAATGTCATCCTACTGCTTACCCTCAAGTGAGAAATATGAATGGTattcaattttataaaaaatatgtgtAGGCCACCCTAGAAAATTAGGTATTAAGTGCATCCAGCTATGTAAAAGGACTACATGGATTTCAATTTGCGTTCTCTCCTGTTACACATCAATCTCTCAGCAGAACCCATCTCTATGCTCTATTTCTCTTTGTAAGTGCATTTTGCAAGTGTATTAGTCTGGTGCTAGGTTCCATATGCAACCATGCAACCTTATATTTAGACAAGCTAGCTCACTTTCCCttgttttcattattatttaaaatgatcATTTGTCACAACTCTAAACAATAATAAGCAACAGGAGAGAATTAGTGCTCCAAAACCTGTGAAGGGAGGTAGGAACATCAAAGGACAAAATCCCGTCTGCCTTTGGATATTGAATTGGAGAATGCAACTGTGCAGCCTGCATTAAcgtccaaaaataaaaagaaaaggtaaaaattatcaaaataaaggTTATATTTTACtggaaaacaaacaagaaaaacaaatcaAATGAGCAAAACTCACTACACTGTTAACATCCAATAATGAAAGGCTTAAATATGAACtttaaatttggaaaaaaaaaatcttgaataatgtttcttacATTTGTAGCTTCATGATCGGCTTTACCATGCTTCAAAGTAAATGGGTGCTTCCCCCGGAGTAGATAACTGACAGGAAAACCACCAAGCTAAGTGAAATCCCATACAAAAGGGAGCACGGAAAAAGGCAACTTTCCTGTGCTGAAGTAATGAACATAACCAGCAAGAAAAATTGGATCTTACTGTTCCAGACCACTTAAGGCCAATCCTGGAATAAGCCCGTTCTCAAAGGCCTACAACAAGATGTTAAAAAAGGTCAATATGGTATGATAACAAATTATTAATTCTAGAGCTATTATCATGGCATAAATAGTCCCAATGGCTTTTCATCAAGCAAAGGAATGGTGACTCAGGATAAAGAGCGAAAAAAAAGGAGGGAGAATGAATTGCTTCACTAACTGGTCGATAATTCCGAGCTTTATATAGTTCGTCCCAAATCCATGAATTCCTCAGAGCTTTCCAATACATATCCATATCCAGACCTTCGTTAAGCACCCCGAATGTAGCTTCAGCTGCAAGCATTCCTGCAAAAAGAAGCATTAGAGATATGTAAGAACAACTCTGGAATATGGAATCATTGACAAATATGCACGTATTAGTGTGTGCTTGATTataatgaattgaattgaatgaagaTTTAACAAATGGAGAAATACCAACATTGGAGAATGCACTGTTTAATTGGCCATAAAGAACACCAAAAAAAATTCTTAGATATTGAAGATCAATATTTTGGATCTAGGTCAAATGTTAATGCATATCCTGAAAAAGAACTTTCAcattgaaagtttgaaacataATATTTTGAAACTCCACTGACCAAGAAAACAAAATTAACttctgtgaaaaaaaaaatagtaattagATATGTCAAAGAGTCAACCCGGCAAACTACACGAAGCCAATACCTGATTTCATGGCTGTGTGAGTTCCCTTTATCTTTGGCACATTTAAGAAGCCAGCTGAGCATCCAATAATTGCTCCTCCAGGAAAAACTGGATATGGGATAGACTGAAATTTAACTAGAATCATATTTGTATTTGCATtatgtataataaaataaaaggaagctGTTATTATTTGCATTTCTAGTTGACTGAACACAAGAAAGGGAACCTGCTATTAGTAGTGTACCTGAAATCCACCTTCGTTTAAAGTGCGAGCTCCATACTGGATAACTGTTCCGCCTTCCAAATATGGTCTGATTGCAGGATGATGCTTAAATTTCTGGTGAGCCAGGAGAGAGAAAAAAGGAGATTGAGGAAGGTAAGAAGAAGGTACTGAACAAGAGTAGTGATCAGGAATTGAGAATATGTAATGTATCAAATATCAATCGTTCAATGGAATTTTCAACATTAAGACAACAAAGCATACCTGGAATTCCTCATAAGGATTCATGAAAGGGTTCTGATAGTTCAAAGCAACAACAAAGCCTATAGAGATCTGTCACAATGGTAAGTGGACTTCTTAATGTGTTGAATATTTTGGAGTATAAGAAAATTTGAAACTCAGTTTTGTGCACTATGTGCTATTTTTGCAATATTCATTTTCGGATATGAAGCACATAGTAAAATTTGCTGTAGAAAAACAGAGACCATAATATGTATTGTGATCGGTCAGACAGATCACAGATTTAAATATTTCATTGGGGGGAACTAGGTGATAAGTCTGCCAAATGGAACTATAACATCATAAACTTTTAAGTTAACAgacttcagaattgaaggccagCTGAAAAATAAAAGCAGTCACACATCTAACTTCTTCCTCAAATTTTGTTTTGAgaggaaaataagaagaaaaaactaAGTCTTACTAAAATTGCACCACACCAAGGTACCCTATAATATCTTAACAATTCAACTAATTCAAAAAATAGATGGTGTTTGTCGCagtccaaaattacaaaaaagtGAATACATGAATACTGAAGATGGGGGAGGAGACTCTTACCTGATTATCTTTCATGTGATACAGAAAAGATCCTCCATATGTTTTATGATCCAAGGGCCATCCCAATGTGTGGAGTACTGCACCAGGTTGATGCTTTCTCTCATCAATTTCCCAAACCTGCAAGTGCAATGTTAAGCTATCAGAACATTCAACATGTGAATCAAGTGACATAATAATACCTCTTTGATTCCCAGAGCATATGTCTGATGTTCTGCTCCTCCCTTCTCCCTCAGGTTGTACCTTCCCATTATTTTCTGTAGGAAACACAGGGATGAAGGTTGAAGATCATGCTATAAAAACAATATTTGACAGAAAAGACCCGAATCTATATCaatcttaaaatttgaattttcaaacCTCTGAGAGTGATCCTCGACATCCCTCAGCCAGAAGTGTTATGCGACCTGCATGTGATGCCATGCTTACATAGTTTACCAATCAAACCCAGAAAGACTTAACTAAATTACATGCAAAACCATAAATATATCTAGATATAAACATATAAATGATTTGCATAATAAACAAGGAAAACCATCAACAGCATATGCCTTAAGTGAGCAACGATAAACAGGTCAGGCATATAATGACAAATTTCGGGAGCAAGCTGAATACGCATCAAGTAGGGCAAGCACACACTGAAATGCGTGAGAAAGAAACATGTAAAACGAAACCTTTGACCTCAACACCACGCTGAAAATTCTCCTTCTTAGAACCATCTTTTGCAATACCCATATCATTTGTACCAATACCGATAACTTTGTTGTTTGTATCATACAATATCTGGCCACCAAAAAAAAGAACAATAAACAACAACGAATGCGGAGAAGTAGCATCCAAGCAAATGCAGAAATACCTCACTAGCAGCAAAGCCTGGGTATATTTCCACTCCTAACTCTTCAGCTTTTGCTCCCAACCAACGTACTAACTGACTCAGACTGTATCAGATGTCCAAATAGAaactttttcagaaaaaaaaaaaaaaggaaagaacagAATCCATGATTTTATAGATATAAAAGGCAAAAGGATGGAATGAATTGAATGTCATAGAAACCTTATTACGTAGTTGCCTTTGTTGTGAAAAGGAGACGGGAGAGAAATAGCACGATTCTTGGTGAGAAACCAAAACTTGTCCGAAGAAACAGGAGTGTTGATTGGAGCCTGCAAGTAAAAAGACACAGTCGGAATCAGATTAAAAAAACGAATCACAAATTAAAACTACTCATAAACTGTAactaaattcaacaaacagaatgCACCTCCTCCTGCTTCCACTGTGGGAGAAGCTCGTCCAGCGCTCGAGGTTCAAATACGTTTCCGGAAATAATGTGAGCACCTAATTACATATAACATATAAAGATTAACTTAATAATTAACATTTAACAGTTCACGATTACATCAAAGTTAATTAAGCAATTAAGCTGAGAGTAGCATGGAACAAACCTACTTCAGCACCTTTCTCCACCACACACACCGATAAATCAGCTCCTTTCTGGTGGCAGAGCTGCTTGAGGCGTATGGCGGCCGATAAGCCAGCAGGTCCAGCTCCGACGACGACGACATCGTATTCAATAGAGTCTCTGGCCTCTGAATCGGTGGCGAAGCTTCGAGAAGGCGGAACCCTAGAAATGGAGGCAGGTGCGAGGAGCGAAGAGTGCTTGGAATACGGAAATATGCGCCGGGAGAAGGTGTATGCAGCTGGAGAAGATTGAGAACTTGAAGTAGATTTGGTACGACTCCGAAGAAGAAAGAGATTCTTCGATTTCGATTTGGAGAAGATTGAACAAAACTTGAGCATTGTGAAGAAGAGGAAACAATGATTGAAGCGAAGTTGGTTAGTTACAATTTCAGAGCCATGCTCTTTCTCTGCTCTTATATAAGTAATAGTGAATGTGATAAGCACGTAACTAACAATCTAACATCATCTCCAATTTCTGCGATgtaattttctataattttaaaatctgaTCTTCTTTAAAGTGCATTTGTCCTTTTGGCTTCATTCAGCTTATGATCATATTTAAAGATTCTTAACattataaatttacaaattaacacatatttaaaatatattatttatgagGAATGCTAGGAACAATGATTTTGTTGAACAATACGATCAAccactaatcaaataaaaatatattacacctccaatttaaccttttaaattttaatattaaaataaatattcgtacactagtaaaatgaacattgtttattttttaatattttcattgtttatctatacttttccattatttatttataacttgGGTAAACCCCCAAAAATACATTTGAATAAGACAAAAATACACTCGAATATTATTATCGACAAAAACatcctcaaataatttaaaaatgagttaatgcccaaaatggtccctgaaatATCCAACTCGCTTCAGATTAGTCTTCCATTTTTTAAAATGACCAAATGCATCCCTGACTCTCGGAATCGTGAATCTCCGTTAGTCCAAAAGTTACCAGACGTTATAACACTGCTGATGTGTGCAGTTAAATGCTTAGTTGGCAATTTGAAAAGTGACACCGTTTAAGGGGAACAGGCCAAACAATGCCGTTTGCTATCAAAAACACTTTCTTCTCTTCTGCATCATCTCTTCATCTCCTTCAACTCGCAATTGTCGAGCTTCACAAGTGCCCCTCCGTGGCACCCCCGGTTGTGTTCAGTGAATCAAGTTTTGCATGAAGCATCATCATATTCGCACATTGCAGAAGGTGAAAGGTGAGTGTTTAGGTTTTTGTAATCTCTCACTATCACTCTTTTTGATACAAATCTTGAATGCCTGGATGTAATTTATATTGAGATAAATCGCTCCAATGATGTTCAAAACATTATAgtgatggaaaaagaaaaaagaataaaggaATAAAGGGAGTTATTGGTAAAGTGAAGCGTAAAAAAGATGGGGATTTCAATTCTGTTATTGTGGCTTTTTATTTGAGCAATGCTTTGTATGAATTTAAGTTCAGAGAGGACAAAATTGATGAGACATTGTGCCAAAAATGGATATGTTGATGAGGTTGCAAGCTTCAACGAAGCTATTAACTGTGACTACTACTTCCAGTTTTACTTGGATGACCTTCTATTTTGGGGGTTTATTGGGAAGCTTGAGGAGGATTGTTGGAGTCCTGCTAAGGGAGGGACAAAGTATTACTTTTTTATGCATGTTcaatttgatgttcttttaacgGAGACCAAGTCATAGAAGTGAATGTATTTGGTGATCCAAATGGTGCTATTGATATAAGTAATGATGTTTGATGTTGATCTTGATGTTGATTTAAGTTCACTTATTCAATTACCTGAAATGCAACTGCACTGCATTTTGAGAATAGGATGGATAGATACTTAAAAACTTCTTTGCTGTTCAGGTACTCATCAGCATCTTTCTATGGCTAGTTTGTTGGAAATGAATGGGTAATTTCATATACAATTAACATGAAAAATAAATGATGtctcattatatttttttatcaacatCCTATGTCTATTGTGTTACTTGATTATGATTCCAGAAAAGGAGTGTTAATTTAGCAGTAATTCTTTACATTAGACTAGTTTTTGTCATAGCCTCTATCTTCAACATTATTGCAATATTTTATGGTGCCACAACTGCTCTCACGTTTTGCTTCATTATTGTGATTCTTGCTATATTCATAGTCCTTGCTATCTCCTTACTCGTGTTTGATGGAGTTATTGGATACGGCTTTAGA contains:
- the LOC112771681 gene encoding electron transfer flavoprotein-ubiquinone oxidoreductase, mitochondrial, with the translated sequence MLKFCSIFSKSKSKNLFLLRSRTKSTSSSQSSPAAYTFSRRIFPYSKHSSLLAPASISRVPPSRSFATDSEARDSIEYDVVVVGAGPAGLSAAIRLKQLCHQKGADLSVCVVEKGAEVGAHIISGNVFEPRALDELLPQWKQEEAPINTPVSSDKFWFLTKNRAISLPSPFHNKGNYVISLSQLVRWLGAKAEELGVEIYPGFAASEILYDTNNKVIGIGTNDMGIAKDGSKKENFQRGVEVKGRITLLAEGCRGSLSEKIMGRYNLREKGGAEHQTYALGIKEVWEIDERKHQPGAVLHTLGWPLDHKTYGGSFLYHMKDNQISIGFVVALNYQNPFMNPYEEFQKFKHHPAIRPYLEGGTVIQYGARTLNEGGFQSIPYPVFPGGAIIGCSAGFLNVPKIKGTHTAMKSGMLAAEATFGVLNEGLDMDMYWKALRNSWIWDELYKARNYRPAFENGLIPGLALSGLEHYLLRGKHPFTLKHGKADHEATNAAQLHSPIQYPKADGILSFDVPTSLHRSNTNHEHDQPPHLRLRDPKIPETVNLPVYAAPESRYCPARVYEYVADEHNQLKLQINAQNCLHCKACDIKDPKQNIEWTVPEGGGGPGYSVM